A single genomic interval of uncultured Desulfobacter sp. harbors:
- a CDS encoding ATP-binding protein — translation MKKLPIGISSLKEIIEEGYAYVDKSRFVHDLDKMGKYYFLSRPRRFGKSLFIDTLKEAFEGNKKLFSNLWLHDHWDWEKHYPVIHISFGGGVIRSREELDQRIRDILYTNETNLGITCRQPNDIPGYFGELIRNSAKKYGLRTVILIDEYDKPILDNISDPSRAQEVREGLKNLYSVVKDSDADIRFALLTGVSKFSKVSLFSGLNNLTDITLEPEYSAICGYSEPEMTQIFSDYLGNKSLEDIRRWYNGYAWLGQKVYNPFSILNYFRTGTFRNYWFETGTPSFLIDLLEKRRYYIPGIEHIQASESLIGAFEVDFIEPESLLFQTGYLTIEHEQRVAGKTFYTLGYPNMEVKASLSDYILSRYSHDKAMKEKVQLKIYQAFQEKNPDALKTIFQALFSSIPHDWYRKNKLSEYEGYYASVFYCYFTALGLNVTPEDTTSHGRIDMTVQLDDNKVYIFEFKVVDIDKTPGTALAQIRQKGYADKFRESCADIYLIGVEFDRTQRNIIRFEWEQLKTTF, via the coding sequence ATGAAAAAATTACCCATAGGCATAAGTAGTTTAAAAGAAATTATTGAGGAAGGTTATGCATATGTGGATAAATCCCGATTTGTTCATGACCTCGATAAAATGGGCAAATATTACTTTCTCTCCCGGCCCAGGCGTTTTGGAAAATCCCTGTTTATCGACACGCTGAAAGAGGCGTTTGAAGGAAATAAAAAACTATTTTCAAACCTTTGGCTCCATGATCACTGGGACTGGGAAAAGCATTACCCGGTAATCCACATCTCCTTTGGCGGGGGCGTGATCAGGAGCCGTGAAGAGCTTGACCAAAGAATCAGGGATATTCTTTACACAAACGAGACAAATCTGGGAATTACCTGTCGGCAGCCCAATGATATCCCTGGGTATTTTGGCGAACTGATACGGAACAGTGCAAAAAAATATGGTTTGCGCACGGTTATTCTGATTGATGAATATGACAAACCCATCCTGGACAACATATCTGATCCTTCCCGGGCTCAGGAGGTCCGGGAAGGATTGAAAAATCTTTATTCCGTTGTCAAAGACAGTGATGCGGATATCCGGTTTGCACTGCTGACCGGTGTATCCAAATTTTCCAAGGTGAGCCTGTTTTCCGGCTTGAATAACCTGACGGACATCACGTTGGAACCTGAGTATTCGGCAATTTGCGGTTATTCAGAACCTGAGATGACCCAAATTTTTTCAGATTATCTGGGCAATAAATCTTTGGAAGATATCCGCAGGTGGTATAATGGATATGCCTGGCTTGGTCAAAAGGTTTATAATCCTTTCAGCATACTCAATTACTTTCGCACCGGGACCTTTCGCAACTATTGGTTTGAGACGGGAACACCGAGTTTCCTGATAGATCTGCTTGAAAAAAGAAGATATTATATCCCCGGCATTGAACATATCCAGGCCTCTGAATCCCTGATCGGCGCGTTTGAAGTTGATTTTATTGAACCGGAAAGTCTCCTTTTCCAGACAGGCTATCTCACCATTGAACATGAACAACGGGTGGCAGGCAAAACATTTTACACACTTGGGTACCCGAACATGGAAGTAAAAGCCAGTTTATCGGACTATATCCTAAGCCGGTATTCCCATGACAAGGCAATGAAAGAAAAAGTACAGCTTAAAATTTACCAGGCTTTTCAGGAAAAAAATCCCGATGCGCTCAAAACGATTTTTCAAGCTCTTTTTTCTTCTATCCCCCATGACTGGTACCGGAAAAACAAGCTTTCCGAATATGAGGGGTACTATGCCTCGGTCTTCTACTGCTATTTTACGGCCCTTGGCCTTAATGTGACCCCTGAGGATACCACCAGCCATGGCCGCATTGATATGACCGTCCAACTGGACGATAATAAGGTTTACATTTTTGAATTCAAAGTAGTGGACATTGACAAAACCCCGGGAACAGCTCTGGCGCAAATCCGGCAAAAAGGCTATGCCGACAAATTTCGTGAAAGTTGTGCAGACATCTATCTTATCGGTGTGGAATTTGACCGAACCCAGCGCAACATCATCCGGTTTGAATGGGAACAATTAAAAACGACTTTTTAA
- a CDS encoding acyl-CoA dehydrogenase has product MTQVVSDQRDIEFIVHEILQAQTLSKLNDNYADFNKKTIDMVIKEAKNMAIKELLPINKDGDEIGCTFKNGKVTTPPSFKRVFDLFTEGEWLAPTEDPQWGGQGMPFTVAAAIAEYFNGANYPFMMYCSATRGAGHLLEHFGTQEQKNTYLKNMYTGKWTGTMLITEPGAGSDVGALTTKAISNGDGTYNIVGEKIFISGGEHDLAENIIHPVLARIEGAPAGTKGISLFLVPKYRVKKDGSLGEFNDVICTGIEHKMGIHGNATCALSLGSKDNCVGTLLGEENKGMKAMFLMINLARLIVGVQGFACAGAAYMYALDYAKNRIQGRDLMEIRNPDAPAVPIFRHPDVRRQLMVMKSNVEAMRTLIYYVHYCTDMSQYAATDEEKAKYQGFIEVLTPIAKGYVTDRAFEVCSQGMQVYGGYGFIEEYPMAKLLRDVRITMIYEGTNGIQAMDLLGRKLGLNKGKPVMDLFGEMQTTIALAKDIPVLENPATKVEEVVNKLGEVAIHMGTTAMGPKVLAAFANAHPFLDAVGDTVFAWMLLWRAVTAAQKLETAKKKDVPFYQGVIKSLEFYAQTVLPITLGRFAALLDTSAVAVEIEDNMFPG; this is encoded by the coding sequence ATGACACAGGTAGTTTCCGACCAGCGGGACATTGAGTTTATCGTCCACGAAATCCTTCAGGCCCAGACCCTGTCAAAACTGAACGACAATTATGCCGACTTTAACAAAAAAACCATTGATATGGTTATTAAAGAGGCAAAAAATATGGCGATCAAAGAACTTTTGCCCATAAACAAAGACGGGGACGAAATCGGCTGCACGTTTAAAAACGGCAAGGTCACCACACCGCCGTCTTTCAAACGCGTATTTGATCTGTTCACTGAAGGGGAATGGCTGGCCCCCACCGAAGATCCCCAATGGGGCGGCCAGGGCATGCCTTTCACCGTTGCCGCGGCAATAGCCGAATATTTCAACGGGGCCAACTACCCATTCATGATGTACTGCAGCGCCACCCGGGGTGCAGGTCATCTTCTTGAACATTTTGGTACCCAGGAACAAAAAAACACCTATCTTAAAAACATGTACACCGGCAAATGGACCGGCACCATGCTGATCACCGAACCGGGCGCAGGTTCCGATGTCGGTGCATTGACCACCAAAGCCATCTCTAACGGTGACGGTACGTACAACATTGTGGGTGAAAAAATTTTTATCTCCGGCGGCGAACATGATCTGGCAGAAAATATCATTCATCCTGTGTTGGCCCGCATTGAAGGCGCTCCTGCCGGCACCAAAGGTATCTCCTTATTCCTGGTTCCAAAATACAGAGTTAAAAAAGACGGATCTTTGGGCGAATTCAACGATGTCATCTGCACCGGCATTGAGCATAAAATGGGCATCCACGGCAACGCCACCTGCGCCTTGTCCCTGGGTTCCAAAGACAACTGTGTGGGCACCCTTTTAGGCGAAGAAAACAAGGGCATGAAAGCCATGTTCCTGATGATTAATTTAGCCCGGCTGATTGTAGGGGTCCAGGGGTTTGCCTGTGCCGGCGCAGCCTATATGTATGCACTGGATTATGCCAAAAATCGTATCCAGGGCCGGGACTTGATGGAAATCCGGAACCCCGACGCCCCGGCGGTTCCTATTTTCCGCCATCCGGATGTGCGGCGCCAGCTCATGGTCATGAAATCCAATGTGGAAGCCATGCGTACCTTAATTTATTATGTTCATTACTGTACTGATATGTCCCAATATGCGGCAACCGACGAAGAAAAGGCCAAATACCAGGGTTTCATTGAAGTACTCACCCCCATTGCCAAGGGCTATGTCACAGACCGGGCCTTTGAGGTTTGCTCCCAGGGCATGCAGGTTTACGGCGGTTACGGATTCATCGAAGAGTACCCCATGGCCAAGCTGCTGCGCGACGTCAGAATAACCATGATCTACGAAGGCACCAACGGCATCCAGGCCATGGACCTTCTGGGCCGTAAACTCGGCTTGAATAAAGGCAAGCCCGTCATGGACCTGTTCGGTGAAATGCAGACAACCATTGCCCTTGCCAAAGATATTCCGGTACTCGAAAACCCAGCGACCAAGGTTGAAGAAGTGGTAAACAAATTAGGTGAAGTGGCCATTCACATGGGTACCACCGCCATGGGGCCCAAAGTGCTTGCCGCCTTTGCCAATGCCCATCCGTTCCTGGATGCCGTCGGCGACACCGTTTTTGCATGGATGCTGCTGTGGCGCGCCGTGACTGCCGCCCAAAAACTTGAAACGGCCAAAAAGAAAGACGTCCCCTTCTACCAAGGCGTTATCAAAAGTCTTGAGTTTTATGCCCAAACCGTGCTGCCCATCACCCTGGGCCGGTTTGCGGCACTGCTTGACACAAGCGCCGTCGCTGTGGAAATTGAAGACAACATGTTTCCAGGCTGA
- the pepF gene encoding oligoendopeptidase F — protein MVHQPDTLRKKVLKSDCWDLTPMFQTTEAWEARFQALEKKLPTYDDFKGTLAQGPDALLACIEFDHSVGREMEFLYTFAHLKNDEDKTQSDNEGLFQRASNLYTRIGEASSFISPEIQAIPSDQLTAYLDKDAFKPYRFYLEQMIRYIPHTRTAEIEQLMAMAGETLSAPQKIFSQLDNADLNFGSVKNPAGDVLPLTHGNFITFLGHKDRTFRKTVFDQYYQTYHDHRHTIAATLAASVKKDLFRARARHFDSARKAALFADNVPEEVYDNLIVNVKKAFSPLYQYLDFRKQALGVDQLHMYDTYVQLVPDIDFHMDYEQAVATCIEALAPLGRDYCRTLEQGLLKGWVDRYENKGKRSGAYSSGCYDSNPYILLNYDPNSINSLFTLIHEAGHSMHTFLSNKTQPYPTHGYTIFVAEVASTLNEALLARHLLKKYRDDPKMKAYILNREIDNIRGTFFRQTMFAEFEHIIHGLAGENQALTIETFTSVYKNLLSVYFGDNMVIDETLTLECLRIHHFYSSFYVYKYATGLAAALGIAQRITDKGKPAVDDYLDFLKLGGSMFPIDELKVAGVDMVSITPVQAAASHFESRISELETLWQSI, from the coding sequence ATGGTTCATCAGCCGGACACCCTGAGAAAAAAGGTTCTTAAAAGTGACTGCTGGGATCTAACCCCCATGTTTCAAACCACCGAGGCGTGGGAAGCGCGTTTCCAGGCACTGGAAAAAAAATTACCCACCTATGACGATTTCAAGGGCACCCTTGCCCAGGGACCTGATGCGCTTTTAGCCTGCATTGAATTCGACCACAGTGTCGGGCGGGAAATGGAATTTCTGTATACATTTGCCCACCTGAAAAACGATGAAGACAAAACCCAGTCGGACAACGAGGGCCTTTTCCAGCGCGCCTCTAATCTTTACACCCGCATCGGGGAGGCCTCAAGCTTTATTTCGCCTGAAATTCAGGCCATACCATCTGACCAGCTGACAGCCTATCTCGATAAAGACGCGTTTAAACCATACCGGTTTTACCTGGAACAGATGATCAGGTACATTCCCCATACCAGGACCGCCGAAATAGAACAGCTGATGGCAATGGCCGGCGAAACCTTAAGTGCACCCCAAAAAATTTTCTCCCAGCTGGACAATGCAGATCTTAATTTTGGATCAGTAAAGAATCCCGCAGGCGATGTGCTTCCTTTGACTCATGGGAACTTTATTACCTTTCTGGGACATAAAGACAGAACTTTTCGCAAAACGGTCTTTGATCAATATTACCAGACCTACCATGACCACAGACACACCATTGCCGCTACATTAGCAGCCTCAGTCAAAAAAGATCTGTTCCGGGCAAGGGCCAGGCATTTTGATTCGGCACGAAAGGCGGCCCTGTTTGCGGACAACGTTCCGGAAGAGGTCTACGACAACCTGATCGTCAATGTAAAAAAAGCCTTTTCGCCTCTTTACCAATACCTTGATTTCAGGAAACAGGCCCTGGGTGTTGACCAACTGCACATGTACGACACCTATGTACAGCTGGTACCTGATATTGACTTTCACATGGATTATGAACAGGCGGTTGCGACCTGCATTGAAGCCCTTGCGCCATTGGGCCGGGACTATTGCCGCACCCTGGAGCAGGGCCTGCTTAAGGGTTGGGTGGACAGATACGAAAACAAAGGCAAACGAAGCGGTGCCTACTCTTCGGGATGTTACGACTCCAACCCCTATATCCTGCTCAACTACGATCCCAATTCCATCAACAGCCTGTTTACGCTGATTCACGAGGCAGGGCATTCCATGCACACCTTTCTTTCCAACAAAACCCAGCCCTACCCCACCCACGGCTACACAATTTTTGTGGCAGAGGTGGCCTCAACCCTTAACGAGGCACTTCTGGCCCGGCATCTTCTGAAAAAATACAGGGATGACCCCAAAATGAAGGCCTACATCCTGAACCGGGAAATCGACAATATCCGGGGCACATTTTTCCGCCAAACCATGTTTGCCGAATTTGAACATATCATCCACGGCCTGGCTGGTGAAAACCAAGCCCTGACCATTGAAACGTTCACATCCGTATATAAAAACCTTTTATCCGTATATTTCGGCGATAACATGGTCATTGACGAGACCCTTACCCTGGAATGCCTGCGCATCCACCATTTTTATTCTTCTTTCTATGTTTATAAATATGCCACAGGCCTGGCGGCAGCCTTAGGCATTGCCCAGCGGATAACAGACAAGGGCAAGCCTGCCGTAGACGATTACCTTGACTTTCTCAAACTCGGGGGCTCCATGTTTCCCATTGACGAACTCAAGGTGGCAGGCGTGGACATGGTATCCATTACCCCTGTGCAGGCAGCAGCATCCCATTTTGAATCACGCATCAGCGAACTGGAAACCCTGTGGCAGTCCATTTAG
- a CDS encoding FIST N-terminal domain-containing protein, which translates to MKILIDEIGHFSNFEKQIAYLILGGYRNIMVFHAEGGIDSDPKYKQTCDKALVSANKNNVNIFGGIFPGILDNATLMQKGTVIVGIKSDVHVITLENLNNRDLYNEIEQKLAPISDSLINEEYKTLFVYGDGFGENNHNLISGLNQLVKKYPMNVIGGLTGRNLIKASHYTIFTPAKIIQNGAVLAFTKLESGIGVQHGWEPLMDSELEITKINDCFVEEINGRPALDVYMHIIISHNKEIGQKQEQLLKNADAFFSQVAVKYPLGLIHKEKEKTYIDRTPISVGADKSLQFSAQIPAGTKTTILHLKGNTPTTQCNNLTQAVKQAYKECQSSFPDTIKKKRVIIMDCFGRKNVVEFMGKNYSDIEFKDIAEDQKNKVHSPIGPLTFGEISSMPGNYVELHNKTAVVGLIEDN; encoded by the coding sequence ATGAAAATCCTGATTGATGAAATCGGACATTTCTCAAATTTTGAAAAACAAATTGCGTATCTAATTTTAGGTGGTTACCGAAATATAATGGTGTTCCATGCCGAAGGTGGAATAGATTCAGACCCCAAATATAAACAAACGTGTGACAAGGCTTTAGTTTCCGCAAATAAAAATAATGTCAACATTTTTGGTGGTATTTTTCCTGGTATTCTTGATAACGCGACATTGATGCAAAAGGGAACTGTCATTGTTGGAATCAAATCGGATGTCCATGTAATTACACTTGAAAATTTAAACAATAGAGATCTTTATAATGAAATCGAACAGAAGCTTGCACCCATTTCTGATTCGCTTATTAATGAAGAATACAAAACTCTTTTCGTTTATGGCGATGGTTTCGGTGAAAATAATCACAACCTGATCAGCGGACTGAATCAGCTGGTAAAAAAATACCCGATGAATGTTATTGGCGGGTTAACGGGAAGGAATCTGATTAAGGCGTCTCATTATACCATATTCACACCGGCTAAAATAATTCAAAACGGGGCGGTCCTGGCATTTACAAAGCTTGAAAGCGGCATCGGTGTTCAGCATGGGTGGGAACCACTAATGGATTCAGAGCTGGAAATTACCAAAATCAATGACTGTTTTGTCGAAGAGATCAATGGTAGGCCTGCTTTGGACGTTTACATGCACATCATCATTAGTCACAACAAAGAAATAGGTCAAAAGCAAGAGCAGCTTCTAAAAAATGCAGACGCTTTTTTCAGCCAGGTCGCTGTAAAATACCCCCTGGGACTGATTCACAAAGAGAAGGAGAAGACATATATCGACCGGACCCCCATCAGTGTTGGTGCGGACAAGTCCTTACAGTTTTCAGCTCAAATACCGGCAGGAACAAAAACGACCATATTGCACTTAAAGGGCAATACCCCCACAACACAATGCAACAATCTTACTCAAGCAGTAAAACAGGCATACAAGGAGTGTCAAAGCAGCTTTCCTGATACCATAAAGAAAAAAAGAGTGATCATAATGGACTGCTTTGGCCGAAAAAACGTAGTTGAATTTATGGGTAAAAATTATAGCGATATCGAGTTCAAGGATATTGCTGAAGATCAGAAGAACAAAGTTCACTCTCCCATAGGCCCGCTGACCTTTGGAGAAATATCCAGCATGCCCGGTAATTATGTAGAACTTCACAATAAAACCGCTGTGGTTGGATTAATAGAAGATAATTAA
- a CDS encoding FRG domain-containing protein, with amino-acid sequence MKKPGLPGGEDFMPDIIVDSWGMLQEELFKGAWNDAIQRYRPPFVYRGLSDASYHLETSLMRLGGPFWSLEKHLLRNFRKYSRAQGREDSDSFWHLLAVAQHHGLPTRLMDWTYSPYIALHFALANIERFDLDGVIWRVNYAQVHDLLPSELKEQLAAEGAQAFTVELLTSIGQEKPECHTGETTFHQYVETLTQFDDLGRSEEFLLFFEPPSIDERIVNQYALFSIMPNPRRVIDDWLNLHADLFQRIIIPADLKWECRDKLDLCNITERVLFPGLDGLGSWLKRHYSPKT; translated from the coding sequence ATGAAGAAACCGGGGCTGCCCGGGGGAGAAGATTTTATGCCGGACATCATAGTCGATTCCTGGGGTATGCTTCAGGAGGAATTGTTTAAAGGTGCCTGGAATGATGCCATCCAAAGGTACCGCCCCCCTTTTGTTTACCGGGGCCTGTCCGATGCATCCTACCACCTTGAAACCTCTTTGATGCGCCTGGGCGGACCGTTCTGGTCCCTTGAAAAGCATCTGTTGCGTAATTTTCGCAAATATTCCAGGGCCCAGGGGCGGGAAGACTCTGATTCCTTCTGGCACCTTCTGGCTGTGGCCCAGCACCACGGACTGCCCACCCGCCTCATGGACTGGACCTATTCACCCTATATTGCTCTTCATTTTGCCCTGGCCAACATTGAGCGATTTGACTTGGACGGAGTGATCTGGCGGGTCAATTATGCACAGGTTCATGACCTGCTGCCTTCCGAACTTAAAGAACAGCTGGCAGCGGAAGGCGCCCAGGCGTTTACCGTGGAACTGCTCACCAGTATCGGGCAGGAAAAGCCGGAATGCCACACCGGGGAAACAACTTTTCATCAATATGTTGAAACCTTAACCCAGTTTGATGACTTGGGCCGGTCCGAGGAGTTCCTGCTTTTTTTTGAGCCGCCATCCATTGACGAGCGCATCGTGAACCAGTATGCGCTGTTTTCAATTATGCCCAACCCACGCCGCGTGATTGATGACTGGCTGAACCTTCATGCCGATCTTTTCCAGCGCATCATTATCCCGGCGGACCTTAAGTGGGAATGCCGGGATAAATTAGATCTGTGTAATATTACGGAGCGTGTGCTGTTTCCCGGCCTTGACGGGCTGGGGTCCTGGTTGAAGCGCCATTACAGTCCCAAAACCTGA
- a CDS encoding DUF523 domain-containing protein, with protein sequence MEQILISACLLGQPVRYDGRSCPFECSLLSLWQAKGLLVPVCPEMDGGLPVPRPPAEITPGGGPGVWAGTARVMTRQADVTDFFIKGAQAALDKAVACGIKTALLKQKSPSCGSCRIYDGSFSGSLVDGMGVTTALLRQNGIMVFGEDQIDQLPFKQI encoded by the coding sequence ATGGAACAGATATTGATTTCAGCTTGTCTTTTGGGACAGCCGGTGCGCTATGACGGCAGGTCCTGCCCCTTTGAATGTTCACTCCTGAGTTTGTGGCAGGCCAAAGGACTGCTGGTTCCGGTTTGTCCGGAAATGGACGGTGGTCTTCCTGTGCCCCGGCCACCGGCAGAGATCACCCCCGGCGGCGGTCCGGGGGTGTGGGCGGGGACGGCCCGGGTGATGACTCGGCAGGCTGATGTTACGGATTTTTTTATTAAAGGCGCTCAGGCCGCTTTGGACAAAGCGGTTGCCTGTGGTATTAAAACGGCCCTTTTGAAACAGAAAAGCCCGTCCTGCGGAAGTTGCCGGATCTATGACGGCAGTTTCAGCGGGTCTCTTGTGGACGGGATGGGTGTGACAACCGCGCTTTTAAGGCAGAACGGTATTATGGTGTTTGGTGAGGACCAGATAGACCAATTGCCGTTCAAGCAAATATGA
- a CDS encoding type II toxin-antitoxin system Phd/YefM family antitoxin has protein sequence MGTQMLNIHEAKTKLSAVLMQIEKTGRRFVICRNGKPIAEIGPLKKRLGSRLDVHPLLSDMQINYDPTEDLSEEEWGTIE, from the coding sequence ATGGGTACCCAAATGTTGAATATTCACGAAGCCAAAACCAAGCTTTCGGCTGTATTGATGCAAATTGAAAAAACAGGCCGCCGTTTTGTGATCTGCCGCAACGGAAAGCCAATCGCGGAAATTGGCCCCTTGAAAAAACGTCTGGGCAGCCGGCTTGACGTTCATCCGTTATTGAGCGATATGCAGATCAATTATGATCCAACAGAAGATCTTAGTGAAGAGGAATGGGGAACAATTGAATGA
- the tsaA gene encoding tRNA (N6-threonylcarbamoyladenosine(37)-N6)-methyltransferase TrmO, with protein sequence MAVHLDPIGVIHTCFKEKFGIPRQPNLAAGAPGTLEFFPEFARPEAVRGLEQFSHIWLIFVFHRAVKKGGKWSAMVRPPRLGGNKKVGVFASRSPFRPNPIGMSCVRLEDIKSTAKGPVLHLSGVDILDQTPVLDIKPYLPYSDRLDTARDGFAPAPNNKTCRVNFSNTAATQIRDREKTIPNLTTIITQVLENDPRPAYSNAQFSSIKGDPKTDDLNKDRVYGIRLFDFDLKWQAAGNKIRVLCLDPV encoded by the coding sequence GTGGCAGTCCATTTAGACCCCATCGGGGTGATCCATACCTGTTTCAAGGAAAAATTCGGCATTCCCCGGCAGCCCAACCTTGCGGCCGGGGCACCGGGGACGCTTGAATTTTTTCCTGAATTTGCAAGACCCGAGGCTGTAAGAGGACTTGAACAATTTTCTCATATCTGGCTGATTTTTGTTTTTCACAGGGCTGTGAAAAAGGGTGGGAAATGGTCTGCCATGGTACGCCCTCCCCGCCTCGGGGGCAATAAAAAGGTGGGCGTATTTGCCTCGCGCTCCCCTTTCCGGCCCAACCCCATCGGCATGTCCTGTGTCCGGCTTGAAGATATTAAATCTACAGCCAAAGGGCCGGTGCTTCACCTGAGCGGCGTGGATATCCTGGATCAGACGCCTGTTCTGGACATCAAACCCTATCTGCCCTATTCAGACCGGCTGGACACTGCCCGGGACGGTTTTGCACCGGCACCAAACAACAAGACTTGCCGGGTCAATTTTTCCAACACGGCAGCGACCCAAATCCGGGATCGGGAAAAGACCATACCCAATCTGACGACCATCATTACCCAGGTACTGGAAAATGATCCCCGGCCCGCTTACAGCAATGCCCAGTTTTCGAGCATAAAAGGTGACCCCAAGACGGATGATTTAAATAAAGACCGGGTCTACGGTATCCGACTGTTTGACTTTGATCTCAAATGGCAGGCAGCAGGGAATAAAATCCGGGTGCTTTGTTTGGACCCCGTTTAA
- a CDS encoding type II toxin-antitoxin system VapC family toxin, whose protein sequence is MILDTCALLWIAGGEHNRISKKTLDKIEKAPAVSIVSVTGFEIGLKYRVGKLNLPTTPDAWINLAIEFHQLEVIQLDLEMCLLSSMLPPIHKDPCDRFIIAAAQLRGMNVVTTDRRFAEYGIKVLT, encoded by the coding sequence ATGATTCTAGATACATGTGCTTTGCTTTGGATAGCCGGTGGTGAACACAACCGGATTTCTAAAAAAACTTTGGACAAAATAGAAAAAGCACCTGCGGTAAGCATCGTATCCGTCACCGGATTTGAAATCGGTTTAAAGTATCGGGTCGGCAAACTGAACCTGCCCACAACACCGGATGCGTGGATCAACCTGGCCATTGAATTTCATCAGCTTGAAGTCATTCAATTGGATCTGGAAATGTGTCTGCTGTCATCAATGTTGCCGCCTATCCACAAAGACCCTTGCGACCGCTTCATCATCGCAGCAGCTCAACTTCGCGGCATGAACGTTGTGACCACAGACAGGCGTTTTGCCGAGTACGGCATCAAGGTTTTGACATAA
- a CDS encoding DEAD/DEAH box helicase — protein sequence MISGYTGDLPAQAKTGSRKTPAFGIGLLHILNVKRFRVQALVMCPTRELAEQVAGELRRIARFKHNIKIVTICGGVPFLPQQISLEHQGHYVAIERIMADKDNY from the coding sequence CTGATATCGGGTTATACAGGGGATCTGCCGGCCCAGGCCAAGACGGGGAGCAGGAAAACCCCAGCCTTTGGCATCGGCTTGCTCCACATTCTGAATGTGAAGCGCTTCAGGGTGCAGGCTCTGGTGATGTGTCCCACCCGCGAGCTGGCAGAGCAGGTGGCCGGTGAGCTGCGGCGCATAGCCCGGTTCAAACACAATATCAAGATTGTTACCATCTGCGGCGGGGTGCCTTTCCTGCCCCAGCAGATCTCCCTGGAGCATCAGGGACATTACGTTGCCATTGAGCGCATCATGGCCGATAAAGATAATTATTGA
- a CDS encoding alpha/beta fold hydrolase, with translation MFRFKITGFFVFFLFLLASCAPEPSFLKETGSPAGVPSDPDLPFSQYVQESIKNIEHILGDLRFADGDSPYLGEYSVAQAAQMRGPFELLPENGSTGPGKGKGFLLIHGLNHSPYRMRNIADSLHQAYPNGTIRAVLLPGHGTVAGDSLTMRHTDWMAITDYGVRSFEKMETISDLYLVGFSTGTALAIRHLQNNSQKFQN, from the coding sequence ATGTTCAGATTTAAGATAACCGGGTTCTTTGTTTTTTTTTTGTTTCTGCTTGCGTCCTGCGCGCCGGAACCTTCTTTCCTGAAAGAAACCGGCAGTCCGGCCGGTGTCCCTTCGGATCCGGATTTGCCTTTCAGTCAATATGTTCAGGAAAGCATAAAAAATATTGAACATATCTTGGGTGACCTCCGGTTCGCCGATGGTGATAGTCCCTATCTTGGTGAATATTCGGTTGCCCAGGCAGCACAAATGCGGGGGCCCTTTGAGCTCCTCCCGGAAAACGGCAGCACAGGGCCCGGCAAAGGCAAGGGGTTTCTCCTCATCCACGGGCTCAACCACTCCCCCTACCGGATGCGCAATATTGCCGACTCCCTGCATCAGGCCTATCCCAACGGAACCATCCGGGCTGTTCTGCTGCCCGGCCACGGTACGGTTGCCGGAGACTCACTGACCATGCGGCATACGGACTGGATGGCCATCACCGACTATGGGGTCCGCAGCTTTGAAAAGATGGAGACGATTTCCGATCTTTACCTGGTGGGATTTTCCACCGGCACGGCCCTTGCCATCCGCCATCTGCAGAACAACTCCCAAAAATTCCAAAATTAA